One part of the Streptomyces lienomycini genome encodes these proteins:
- a CDS encoding cytochrome d ubiquinol oxidase subunit II: MLADTALAVMWVGLTCYALFGGADFGAGVWDLLAGGSRRGLPQRRLIEHSIGPIWEANHVWLIFVIVLLWSAFSPVFAAVMSTLYLPLTFAALGIIARGAAFAFRKASTELWQQRLFGAFFALSSVITPFFLGAVAGAVASGRVPPGLAAGDVITSWLNPTSALGGVLAVTTCAHLAAVYLCADAARDGERALASSFARRAIVSGLTSGAVAGAGIAVLHADAPELFHGLTRRALPLVVLSVVAGLVALVLLNRRRFVLARPASALAVAAILWAWGAAQYPAMLVGGISVGQAASDPAVLTACLVVLAVGALLLVPSLWLLYATFQRRPPASVSDSPTSRDA, from the coding sequence GTGCTCGCAGACACGGCTCTTGCTGTCATGTGGGTGGGCCTCACCTGCTACGCCCTGTTCGGCGGGGCGGACTTCGGCGCGGGTGTGTGGGACCTGCTCGCCGGCGGGTCCCGGCGCGGACTGCCTCAGCGCCGCCTGATCGAGCACAGCATCGGCCCCATCTGGGAGGCCAACCACGTCTGGCTCATCTTCGTGATCGTGCTGCTGTGGTCCGCGTTCTCCCCCGTGTTCGCCGCCGTCATGTCCACGCTCTACCTGCCGCTGACCTTCGCGGCCCTGGGCATCATCGCGCGGGGGGCCGCGTTCGCCTTCCGCAAGGCGAGTACCGAGTTGTGGCAGCAGCGTCTGTTCGGCGCGTTCTTCGCCCTGTCCTCCGTGATCACGCCGTTCTTCCTCGGTGCCGTGGCCGGGGCGGTCGCCTCCGGGCGGGTGCCGCCCGGTCTCGCCGCAGGCGACGTCATCACCAGTTGGCTCAATCCCACCTCGGCCCTCGGCGGCGTCCTGGCCGTCACCACCTGTGCTCACCTCGCCGCGGTGTACCTGTGCGCCGACGCCGCCCGTGACGGCGAACGCGCGCTCGCCTCGTCCTTCGCCCGGCGCGCGATCGTCAGCGGTCTGACCAGCGGCGCCGTCGCGGGCGCCGGTATCGCCGTGCTGCACGCCGACGCCCCCGAACTCTTCCACGGGCTGACCCGTCGCGCGCTGCCCCTGGTCGTGCTCAGTGTCGTCGCCGGTCTCGTCGCGCTCGTCCTGCTGAACCGTCGCCGCTTCGTCCTGGCCCGTCCCGCCTCGGCACTGGCGGTCGCCGCGATCCTCTGGGCGTGGGGCGCGGCGCAGTACCCCGCGATGCTGGTCGGTGGGATCTCGGTCGGCCAAGCCGCCTCGGACCCGGCGGTCCTTACGGCCTGTCTGGTGGTTCTGGCTGTCGGGGCGCTCCTGCTGGTCCCCTCGCTGTGGCTGCTGTACGCCACGTTCCAACGGCGCCCGCCGGCCTCCGTGTCCGACTCCCCGACCTCGCGGGACGCGTGA